The DNA region TCCTGAGGATAAACAAATTTAAGTTCATCACCCTGTTTAACTTTAATTTGGGAGGCAGGTTTCGGACTCATGCATACCCAATCAATAGATTCCGGCAGTTCAATGGTTCCATTTGTTTCGATACCTATTTCGAAACCATTCATATGGAGTGCTTCGATTAGTGATTTATCCAATTGCAATAGCGGTTCTCCGCCTGTACATACCACATACCGCTTAGATTTCGAACCGGAATGCTTGGGCCATAAGTTTAAAATTTCATTAGAAAGTGCATCGGCAGTGGTGTATTTACCGCCAAAGCTTCCATCGGTACCCACAAAATCAGTATCGCAAAATTTACATATAGAAGTTAAACGATCAGCTTCTCGGCCATTCCATAAATTACATCCACTAAAACGCAAGAAAATTGTTGGCCTTCCGGTTTGAGCTCCTTCCCCTTGTAAAGAATAAAAAATTTCTTTTACGGCATACATGATAGCTGTTCAGTTTAGTTATTTAATATAGCCGGCAACACTTCAGTTCGCAGTTGTGCCAATGATTCAATGATATAATCGGGATTTATGTCTTGAAATCGATTGTCATTCTTATATTTAATCATCCCTACAGATATCAATCCGG from Saprospiraceae bacterium includes:
- the queE gene encoding 7-carboxy-7-deazaguanine synthase, whose protein sequence is MMYAVKEIFYSLQGEGAQTGRPTIFLRFSGCNLWNGREADRLTSICKFCDTDFVGTDGSFGGKYTTADALSNEILNLWPKHSGSKSKRYVVCTGGEPLLQLDKSLIEALHMNGFEIGIETNGTIELPESIDWVCMSPKPASQIKVKQGDELKFVYPQDDLNPKDFEWMDFKHFYIQPMDGSQIQQNIKLAVNYCLENPQWKLSLQSHKLLGIR